A window from Acidimicrobiales bacterium encodes these proteins:
- a CDS encoding SpoIID/LytB domain-containing protein: MAPRRLLTRLALAAAATLVVLPLTACEPPASVTFQGRGWGHGRGMSQWGALGYAVDHGWSGTRILDHYYGGTTTRTVTATDQRVYLTASRGRELVVTQSAGRLRVDGYGADVRATRVARLSAGRFRVWRGTGCNGPWTLVGDRSAGEVVVRSSIAQGDDPTRMLQHCTGSGTRYYRGELRAVEALGTVVTVNKVATELMLRSIVPKEVSPYWADLGGGRGAAAVRAQAVAARSYAVSGDTRWGSWATTCDSSQCQVYGGYGTRTASGSTITKVEDPRTTTAVAATANQVRRRADGRVARTEFGSSSGGWTAGGDFPAVRDEGDDYAGNANHAWSVTLGRATIEAAYDRHQGRDLGTFQSFDSYARNGLGELGGRVTRVRARFSGGDVTLTGEQVRSVLGLKSNWFATA, translated from the coding sequence ATGGCCCCCCGCCGCCTCCTCACCCGCCTCGCTCTCGCCGCTGCCGCCACCCTCGTCGTCCTGCCCCTCACCGCCTGCGAGCCGCCGGCCTCGGTCACCTTCCAGGGCCGCGGCTGGGGCCACGGCCGGGGGATGAGCCAGTGGGGGGCGCTGGGCTACGCCGTCGACCACGGGTGGAGCGGGACCCGGATCCTCGACCACTACTACGGCGGCACCACCACCCGGACCGTCACCGCCACCGACCAGCGCGTGTACCTCACGGCCAGCAGGGGCCGGGAGCTGGTCGTCACCCAGTCGGCGGGCCGGCTCCGGGTCGACGGCTACGGGGCCGACGTCCGCGCCACCCGCGTCGCCCGCCTCTCGGCCGGGCGGTTCCGCGTCTGGCGGGGGACGGGCTGCAACGGCCCCTGGACCCTGGTCGGCGACCGCTCCGCCGGCGAGGTGGTGGTCCGCTCGTCGATCGCCCAGGGCGACGACCCGACCCGCATGCTCCAGCACTGCACCGGCAGCGGCACCCGCTACTACCGGGGCGAGCTGCGGGCGGTGGAGGCCCTGGGCACCGTCGTCACCGTGAACAAGGTGGCCACCGAGCTGATGCTGCGCTCCATCGTCCCCAAGGAGGTCTCCCCGTACTGGGCCGACCTGGGCGGGGGCCGGGGGGCGGCGGCGGTGCGAGCCCAGGCCGTGGCCGCCCGCTCCTACGCCGTGTCCGGTGACACCCGCTGGGGCTCGTGGGCCACCACCTGCGACAGCTCCCAGTGCCAGGTCTACGGCGGCTACGGCACCCGCACCGCCTCGGGCTCGACCATCACCAAGGTCGAGGACCCCCGCACCACCACCGCGGTGGCGGCCACCGCCAACCAGGTCCGCCGGAGGGCCGACGGGCGGGTGGCCCGCACCGAGTTCGGCTCGTCCAGCGGGGGGTGGACGGCGGGCGGCGACTTCCCCGCCGTGCGCGACGAGGGCGACGACTACGCCGGCAACGCCAACCACGCCTGGAGCGTCACCCTCGGCCGGGCCACCATCGAGGCCGCCTACGACCGCCACCAGGGCCGCGACCTGGGGACGTTCCAGAGCTTCGACTCCTACGCCCGCAACGGGCTGGGGGAGCTGGGCGGGCGGGTGACCCGGGTGCGGGCCCGCTTCTCGGGCGGCGACGTGACCCTCACCGGCGAGCAGGTCCGCAGCGTGCTCGGCCTCAAGTCCAACTGGTTCGCCACCGCCTGA